TCCGCATGCTGCAACATGAAGAAGCGGGTAAGCGGCCGATTGTGCTCTGTAGCCGTTCAGACATTGAGAACCCATTACCCGGCGAGATAGGTTTTGTCAAAGTGACCAGCTATACCGATGGTCAAGAGATGAACAACGCCAACGTGGAGCAAGCGAGTTGCATCATCGTCGATACCCAGCAAGATGACATTACCCTGTCCGCCGCGCTCTATTGTGCGAGCGTCAACCCGAACGCCCATTTGGTGGCCTATTTCAAAGATGATGCGCTTGGCCGTTTGCTTAGCCAGCACTGCCCAACCGCAGAATGCATTCCTGCGGTGGGTGCGGAAATGCTGGCCAAGGCGGCCGTTGACCCTGGCTCTAGCACTTTGCATCAAGAGCTACTCGCATCGACCAGAGGGATGACGCAATACTCAGTGTTGTACCCGAAAACGCAACCTGAAACCAATGTCGCCAGTGTGTTCACCTTTATTAAGCAACAGCATCAGGCAACGCTAATTGCCGTTGATGTCGGCCAAGGGATTGAACTCAATCCACCACTCAACAAGCGCATTCCATCCGGCAGCAAGCTCTTTTACATTGCAGACGAGCGGGTGGAGTCGTTCCACTGGAAAACAATGAATCAATTAAGGTAAACATCTAGGTAAAATCATGGACATGCTCTCTAAGTTGTTGGCAGGATTCCCCAACTTTCTCCTCTATTTTTCACTGTCGTTGGCTTTTGTGCTGGCTTTTAAATTTATCTATGTCCGACTGACACCATATGACGAGTGGACGCTGATAAAAGATCATAAAAACACCGCTGCGGCGATCGCCCTTAGCGGCGCGTTTTTGGGGTACTGCTTGGCCATCTCAGGCGCGGCGAAAAACTCGCTCAACATTGCTGACTTTGCCGTTTGGGGCGTTGTTGCCTTGATGGCGCAATTGGTCGCGTTTGCCATCGTTCGTTTGGTGTTATTGCCGCGCATCGGTGAGCGAATTGAGAACGATGAAGTGCCAGCGGGCATTGTTCTGGCAACGGTTTCGGTGTCTGTGGGTGTACTCAATGCTGCGTGCATGTCTTACTAGGAGTCGAGATGAAACGCAGTTCTAACGTGAAAAAATCGTCTTTTGAGAAGGTCATGCCTGCCCTTCCTTATCTTCTCTTTGGTGGTGTCGCTGCCTACTCATTCTATGAGCCCAAGACAGAAGGCTATATTTACCGAGACAGCGAACAGTGCAAAAGAAACCACGCCAGCTATTCAGAGCAGTGCGAACTGGCCTACAAAGAGGCAGTCGCGCGCGCGGAGTTCAGTGCGCCGCGCTATCAATCAGAAAGTGAATGTAAAAGAGAGTTTGGCTATGATTCTGATGACTGCTACTACAGCAGCACCTACCACTCTTATATGCCACGCATGAGCAGCTTCTTTTACACACGAGACACCAGCGGTTTAAAGTCTCGCTCAAACGCCTTTTTCTCTGAGCCGCTCTACCGCTATCGTAGTGGTTACTACTCTGGCAGTGGTGTTTCTTATGGTACGAAATTGGGCCAAGCGATGAAAATCAACACCAGCTCGATTAAGTCAAGCGGCGGCACGATAGGCAAAGTGATGTCGCGCGGCGGGTTTGGTAAATCGGTCTCTATCAGTCGAGGCGGCTAAATGTTTCGTCGCGAAATAAAAGAACGTGAAGATTGGCGCGCACTTGCCGAGCGCTACGGCTTTGGCTTTCATACCATGTACGGACAGCCCTATTGGGATGAATCGGCCTACTATCAATTTAATTTGCAGCAGATTGAACACGATCTCGAAGCGCCGACGGAAGAGATCCACCAAATGTGCCTGTCCATCGTCGACAAAGTGGTGCATGACGAAGTGCTTCTGGCTCGTTTTGCCATACCCGAAACGATGTGGGAGGCGGTGCGCCGTTCATGGTTGATGCAAGAACCATCGCTTTACTCACGGCTTGATTTCGCCTATTCAGGCAACGGCCCAGCCAAGTTATACGAGAACAATGCCGACACCCCGACATCGCTGTTTGAAACGGCCTTTTGGCAGTGGATATGGTTGGAAGATGTGGTGAGTCGAGGCGTGATTTCTCGACGCGCCGACCAGTTCAACATCTTACAAGACTATCTCATCGAACGGTTAGCCCATATTGCCCGTTTGCAGCCGGGGCAAACCTTGTACTTCAGTTGCTGTAAGGAGACTGAAGAAGACCGGGCGACCGTGCAGTATCTTGAGGATTGTGCAAGAGAAGCCAGACTTTCCACTGCGTTTGTCTATATCGAAGACATTGGTGTCGATGAAGAAGGGCAATTTGTCGATCTCGAGAATCGGGTTATTCGCTGGATGTTCAAACTCTACCCTTGGGAAGAGATGTTCCATGATGAGTACAGCCAGTTTCTCACCACGTCGAAAATCAATTGGTTGGAGCCGATGTGGAAGTCGGTATTGTCGAATAAAGCGTTGTTGCCCTTGCTATGGCAAGAGTTCGAGGGGCATCCCAACCTTCTGCCGGCCTATTTTGCCGATGATACAAAAGCGAGCGCATTGAGTGATTTTGTGCGCAAGCCCTTGTTTTCTCGTGAAGGAGCGAACATTGAGATCGTACGTAATGGGAAATCTCGTCATAAAACCGACGGGCCGTATGGGGAAGGGCGTTTTATTGTCCAACAATATTGCCCGTTGCCAAAGTTTGCTGATAACCACACCTTAATCGGTAGTTGGTTAGTCAACGACAAAGCGGCGGGTATTTCGATTCGTGAAGATTCAAGTTTGATCACTCAAGACTTGGCTCGTTACCTGCCGCACGTGATCGTGTAACGTCCTGTCAGCAAAAGGCACCGAGGCCGCCCTTGTGGGTTTTCTCCTCAGTGCCTTTTCTTTTTCGCGAGTTATCTTGCTATTGCATCTTCATCATGGCAGGCGGTATTAGTGAGTGTGAGTATGCACATGGCCCGCTTCTTCAATCGCCATCTCGACTTCGATACTGCCCGCTTTTTTAAACGTCAGCGTCATCGGGAAGCGTTCGCCTTTCTTATAGCTCTGGCTTGGGTTGAAGATCATCAGGTGATAGCTGCCGGGTTCGAACATCACGCTTTGCATGCTGCCGACGCGAACCGCGTCAATTTTCTTCATCTGCATCATACCGTCAGCCATTTCATGAGTATGAATTTCCACTCGCTCAGCGATTGGGGTTGACGCGCTGAGCAAGAAGTCGTCGCTAGTTGCGTTGTTCTTCAATTGGAAAAAGCCAGCAATCACCGTCGCCGTTGGTGGCGCTTCACGGCTCCAAGGGTGATCGATTTGTATGCTGCCTTGATGGTAGTCATGGGCAAAAACGCTGCTAGCGGCCAAGGACAGCAGTGTGATGAGCAATGTGTGGATGGTTTTTTTCATTTTAATTTACCTTGTGGTTTTTCTTGGTTTACCAGTTCAGGTTGCCCTGATACACCAGCCAAAATGCGTTTTGGCTAAGGTGAGTGATTTCTTCGTAGTTACCTTGTAAGCGCAGCGTTTGCGCTGGCGCAAAATGCCAGTTGAGCACCGCGCTAATGCGTTGAGGACGCAAACCTTCGGCATTGAGCGCTTGACTAAATTCACTGCTCTCTCTGCTGACTTGGTTGTCGCTGATGAGAGCGTCGTAACGCAGCGCCAGTTCAAACGTCTCTCTTTGCCAAACAATCTGCGAGCTCACCCCATACTGAAAGGCATCGAGGTCGGTTTGCATCTGCTGAGAGTCGCTAAGACGGGCATCGATTTGTTGCCCCATCCATTGCGCTTCAATGCTAAATTGTTGCCACTGCCATTGAGCGCCGAGAGCAACCAAGGTGGTGGTGCCATCAAAGATAATCGCGCTGCTCGTGGTCGTATGGCTATGACCTTGGTTGGTTTGTGCGCCGCGTTGGGTTGCATCGAAGTGTGCCAGCGAGCCGACGACTCGCCACGAATGCGCTTGTTTAAAACCTTGCCATTGATAGCTCAAGCCAAGCGCTGCGGGTGTACTTTCGCTTGCATCCGCTTGGGCGGGGTAGCCATTGCCACGACCAACCCAAGCGGTAAGATCATGCATACCACTGGCGTAGGTGAGCTTGATGCTGTCGTCTTGATACTGGTTGGCGAGAAATGCTTGCTGTGACAACGATGCATCGACAAATCGCCAGTCGTGCTCATGCACGTCATTGTACAAACCAATGGGCGACAGTTGACGGCCTAAACGTAAGGTCCAGTTTTGTCCGAGATGAGGTTGTAACCAGACCTCTTCGACCTCGACATTCTCTCCGTGGTGGCTACCGAGGATGATTTTTCCGGCTAACACTTGCGGCCAAATGGCTAATAGCCCCAGCTCACCGTGCATCAATTGCACGCCTTGCTCTTGGTGCGCCGCATCTGCGCTGTTCAAAATACCCGGGATAGCAAATTGCTGATCGCGACTTTGATGGTAGTAGCCGAGTTGAGCGAACACGTTGCTTTTTACTTCAATGTTTGACTCATGGTTCGGGTTGGCATAGGCAATATGGCTAGAGAGCAAACTAACTGCCGTGAGTGTGAAAGCGTGTTTCATTGGTTATTCTCCGGCAAAAATGGGTTGGCATAGCGCGGGTTGCGAACAAAGGCTTCATCGTTGAGCGCCCCCAAAAAGGCCAGTACGTCCTGCTTCTCTTGCGGACTCAGAGTAAAACCATTGACAAACTCACTTTTGTTAGGGTTGAGTCGCCCATCGCCTTGGTAGAAACCGCTTTCGATATGACGACCGCCTGCGGCGTAAAAATCCAGCACTTCAGAGAGCGTGGCGATGCTGCCGTCGTGCATGTATGGCGCGGTATAAGCAAGGTTGCGTAGCGTGGGCGGGCGAAATTTGCCTTTGTCCACTGCGTTTGCTGTCACTGTATACAGGCCATTGTCTTGCGCTGGATAGCTGCCTTGCTCATCTAAGTTGTACAGGCCGGTGTTAAAAAATGGGCGACTGACAAATACCGTATCGGCGTGCAAGGTCGAATCGCTGAAATTAAAGCCGCTGTGACAATGAAAGCACTCCATCTTTTCGCTGTTGAACAGTGCCTGACCGCGTAGGGCCGCACTGCTCATCGTCCCTTGATCAAAATCGCTCTCTTTGGAGATCAAGGCGCGGTTAAACACCGCCAGCGCTTTGATGATGTTCGGCAAAGTCACGGGTTGCTGCTCGTTCGGAAACGCTTGGTTAAACAGCGTCTGATATCGGGGATCTTGCTCAAAGCGTTGTAAAATCTCGTCACGATTCGCATCGTTAATCCCCATCTCAACCGGAAACTCACCAAACAGCGGGATCACCAGTTGTTGCTCTATGGTGTGCAACACCGGATTGGCCCAAGTGTAGGAGGCGTTGTAAGCCACATTGGTTAGCGTTTGCGAGTTGCGGTGGAGCACCTCGCCGGTCGAACCGGTTGGAACCGCCAGCCCATCGGTAAACGCGAGCGCCTGCTGATGGCAAGATTCACACGCAAAGGTTTGATTGCCCGATAAACGCTTGTCGTAGAACAGGTGTCGTCCCAACTGGAATTTTTCTTCACTGGCCGGGTTATCGTTTGGCTCTCTCGGCATGGGAAGAGAGCCCGTTTGAAAGTCAAAACCACTGTGGTTGGTTGAACCCGCCGCAGTGACGTCGTAGCTTGATTCGCCGTCACAGCCCGTTACTGATGCCAGCACGAGCAGTGTCAGCAAACCACTCTTGAGGTTTGCTGACATCGGTATTACTCCACACTCACCCAAGATTGTGAAGTCGAGCAGTTGCCTGCAATGCACTCACCAGTGATGAGATCCAACCCTAAGTTATCAAACACGCCTTGGCAATCAGGGTCGCTGCTCGCCGACATACAGCCCAATGGCGTTGCATCCGTATTTTTA
The Vibrio navarrensis DNA segment above includes these coding regions:
- a CDS encoding ion channel, with the translated sequence MSIWLVLKKWFQTHVFRLSNRNLLLLVGVYLSLCWGLLRWAGEDAITRDLSVFVYYLMVTASTVGYGDLSPSTTFGRWVVVLVVIPGGLSLFAALLSRIAAGAIDYWRAGVLGKRRVRVENHILLLGWNNQRTIHLIRMLQHEEAGKRPIVLCSRSDIENPLPGEIGFVKVTSYTDGQEMNNANVEQASCIIVDTQQDDITLSAALYCASVNPNAHLVAYFKDDALGRLLSQHCPTAECIPAVGAEMLAKAAVDPGSSTLHQELLASTRGMTQYSVLYPKTQPETNVASVFTFIKQQHQATLIAVDVGQGIELNPPLNKRIPSGSKLFYIADERVESFHWKTMNQLR
- a CDS encoding DUF350 domain-containing protein produces the protein MDMLSKLLAGFPNFLLYFSLSLAFVLAFKFIYVRLTPYDEWTLIKDHKNTAAAIALSGAFLGYCLAISGAAKNSLNIADFAVWGVVALMAQLVAFAIVRLVLLPRIGERIENDEVPAGIVLATVSVSVGVLNAACMSY
- a CDS encoding DUF1190 domain-containing protein, which translates into the protein MKRSSNVKKSSFEKVMPALPYLLFGGVAAYSFYEPKTEGYIYRDSEQCKRNHASYSEQCELAYKEAVARAEFSAPRYQSESECKREFGYDSDDCYYSSTYHSYMPRMSSFFYTRDTSGLKSRSNAFFSEPLYRYRSGYYSGSGVSYGTKLGQAMKINTSSIKSSGGTIGKVMSRGGFGKSVSISRGG
- a CDS encoding glutathionylspermidine synthase family protein, which produces MFRREIKEREDWRALAERYGFGFHTMYGQPYWDESAYYQFNLQQIEHDLEAPTEEIHQMCLSIVDKVVHDEVLLARFAIPETMWEAVRRSWLMQEPSLYSRLDFAYSGNGPAKLYENNADTPTSLFETAFWQWIWLEDVVSRGVISRRADQFNILQDYLIERLAHIARLQPGQTLYFSCCKETEEDRATVQYLEDCAREARLSTAFVYIEDIGVDEEGQFVDLENRVIRWMFKLYPWEEMFHDEYSQFLTTSKINWLEPMWKSVLSNKALLPLLWQEFEGHPNLLPAYFADDTKASALSDFVRKPLFSREGANIEIVRNGKSRHKTDGPYGEGRFIVQQYCPLPKFADNHTLIGSWLVNDKAAGISIREDSSLITQDLARYLPHVIV
- a CDS encoding copper chaperone PCu(A)C, with the translated sequence MKKTIHTLLITLLSLAASSVFAHDYHQGSIQIDHPWSREAPPTATVIAGFFQLKNNATSDDFLLSASTPIAERVEIHTHEMADGMMQMKKIDAVRVGSMQSVMFEPGSYHLMIFNPSQSYKKGERFPMTLTFKKAGSIEVEMAIEEAGHVHTHTH
- a CDS encoding porin, with protein sequence MKHAFTLTAVSLLSSHIAYANPNHESNIEVKSNVFAQLGYYHQSRDQQFAIPGILNSADAAHQEQGVQLMHGELGLLAIWPQVLAGKIILGSHHGENVEVEEVWLQPHLGQNWTLRLGRQLSPIGLYNDVHEHDWRFVDASLSQQAFLANQYQDDSIKLTYASGMHDLTAWVGRGNGYPAQADASESTPAALGLSYQWQGFKQAHSWRVVGSLAHFDATQRGAQTNQGHSHTTTSSAIIFDGTTTLVALGAQWQWQQFSIEAQWMGQQIDARLSDSQQMQTDLDAFQYGVSSQIVWQRETFELALRYDALISDNQVSRESSEFSQALNAEGLRPQRISAVLNWHFAPAQTLRLQGNYEEITHLSQNAFWLVYQGNLNW
- a CDS encoding MbnH family di-heme enzyme is translated as MSANLKSGLLTLLVLASVTGCDGESSYDVTAAGSTNHSGFDFQTGSLPMPREPNDNPASEEKFQLGRHLFYDKRLSGNQTFACESCHQQALAFTDGLAVPTGSTGEVLHRNSQTLTNVAYNASYTWANPVLHTIEQQLVIPLFGEFPVEMGINDANRDEILQRFEQDPRYQTLFNQAFPNEQQPVTLPNIIKALAVFNRALISKESDFDQGTMSSAALRGQALFNSEKMECFHCHSGFNFSDSTLHADTVFVSRPFFNTGLYNLDEQGSYPAQDNGLYTVTANAVDKGKFRPPTLRNLAYTAPYMHDGSIATLSEVLDFYAAGGRHIESGFYQGDGRLNPNKSEFVNGFTLSPQEKQDVLAFLGALNDEAFVRNPRYANPFLPENNQ